A stretch of Fimbriimonadaceae bacterium DNA encodes these proteins:
- a CDS encoding heme o synthase: MRAVPPSPGRARFANFAWFVLAYNLAVIVWGAFVRASFSGDGCGSHWPLCDGALIPPYFDSKTLIEFSHRMMSALDGLLVLGLAIWAYRLFAKGSPVRKAALVSLLFIVFEALIGRGLVKFGWVAHDASSARAVVLAVHLANTFVLIGALALCAAWSAGIPRPKFKGQGAMGWAIAAAIVGLLAIGISGAVTALGDTLYPLSDAHATVADISDPTKHFLVRLRILHPLLALVVGLLLTLVAGLAMKLRPSANTRTAALWVIGIFGSQLGLGLLNVVLKAPIPMQMAHLLLADVSWVALIVLAAGALAEGVERVEWVPQSEAEGARAGERATWRAYVALTKPRVISLLLFTTITAMFAAAGGWPGLWPLVGVLVGGYMSAGAANTINMVLERDLDALMRRTSTRPTITHQIPAPKALTFGLGLAAASFAILGLASNLMAAMLSLAGLVFYVIVYTMMLKRRTWQNIVIGGAAGAFPPLVGWAAVTGSLSPLAWTLFGIVFLWTPVHFWALALLIKDDYHSAGVPMLPVVHGERATVLQIVGYAVLTAALTVLPWFLGQVGSLYLWTAIALDVLLLVRSMQLYVDPARPRAVSLYKYSMLYLAILFLTIAVDQARIV; encoded by the coding sequence ATGCGCGCGGTTCCGCCCAGTCCGGGCCGGGCCCGCTTTGCCAACTTCGCGTGGTTCGTCCTTGCGTACAACCTCGCGGTGATCGTGTGGGGCGCGTTTGTGCGCGCGAGCTTCTCCGGCGATGGATGCGGCAGCCACTGGCCGCTGTGCGACGGCGCGCTGATTCCCCCCTATTTCGACTCGAAGACGCTGATCGAATTCAGCCACCGCATGATGAGCGCCCTGGACGGCTTGCTTGTCCTGGGTCTTGCCATCTGGGCGTACCGGCTCTTCGCCAAAGGCTCGCCGGTGCGCAAGGCCGCCCTTGTTTCCCTGTTGTTCATCGTCTTCGAAGCGCTGATCGGACGCGGCCTCGTGAAGTTCGGATGGGTAGCGCACGACGCGTCCTCCGCCCGCGCGGTCGTTCTGGCGGTGCACCTCGCGAACACCTTCGTGCTGATCGGGGCGTTGGCGCTGTGCGCGGCGTGGAGCGCGGGCATCCCTCGTCCCAAGTTCAAGGGACAGGGCGCGATGGGTTGGGCGATCGCGGCCGCGATCGTCGGCCTGCTCGCCATCGGCATCAGCGGCGCCGTCACGGCGCTGGGCGACACGCTCTACCCGCTGAGCGACGCCCACGCGACGGTGGCGGACATCTCCGACCCGACGAAGCACTTCTTGGTGCGGCTTCGCATCCTGCACCCGCTCCTCGCGCTCGTCGTGGGGCTGCTGCTCACGCTCGTGGCGGGGCTCGCGATGAAGCTGAGGCCTTCGGCGAACACGCGAACCGCCGCGCTGTGGGTCATCGGGATCTTCGGTTCGCAACTCGGGCTCGGCCTCCTCAACGTCGTGCTCAAGGCGCCGATCCCCATGCAGATGGCGCACCTGCTGCTCGCCGATGTGAGCTGGGTGGCACTCATCGTCCTTGCGGCCGGCGCCCTCGCCGAGGGTGTGGAGCGGGTCGAATGGGTCCCGCAATCGGAGGCCGAGGGCGCGCGCGCCGGCGAGCGGGCGACGTGGCGGGCTTACGTCGCACTCACCAAACCACGGGTGATCAGCCTTCTTCTCTTCACGACCATCACCGCGATGTTCGCGGCGGCCGGCGGTTGGCCCGGCCTCTGGCCCCTGGTCGGGGTGCTCGTCGGCGGGTACATGTCGGCCGGAGCGGCGAACACGATCAACATGGTCCTCGAACGGGACCTCGACGCGCTCATGCGCAGAACGTCGACGCGTCCGACGATCACGCACCAGATTCCGGCACCCAAGGCCCTGACCTTCGGGCTCGGACTCGCCGCCGCCTCGTTTGCGATCCTGGGCCTGGCCTCCAACCTCATGGCCGCAATGCTCTCGCTGGCAGGGCTGGTCTTCTACGTGATCGTGTACACGATGATGCTCAAGCGTCGCACGTGGCAGAACATCGTGATCGGGGGAGCGGCGGGCGCGTTCCCGCCCCTGGTGGGATGGGCCGCCGTCACCGGCTCTCTTTCCCCCTTGGCGTGGACGCTGTTCGGGATCGTGTTCCTGTGGACACCCGTTCACTTCTGGGCCTTGGCGCTGCTCATCAAAGACGACTACCACTCCGCGGGCGTGCCGATGCTGCCGGTGGTGCACGGCGAACGGGCGACGGTCCTGCAGATCGTGGGGTACGCGGTGCTCACCGCCGCGCTCACCGTCCTTCCGTGGTTCTTGGGGCAGGTCGGCTCGCTCTACCTGTGGACCGCCATCGCGCTGGATGTGCTTCTGCTCGTGCGGTCGATGCAACTTTATGTGGACCCGGCGAGGCCGCGCGCCGTTTCGCTTTACAAGTACTCGATGCTTTATTTGGCGATTCTGTTTTTGACCATCGCCGTCGACCAAGCGAGGATCGTGTAA
- a CDS encoding S41 family peptidase — protein MNARKLSLLLLVAASVAAGAQGLDATERTSAVSSLADAFESRYVFKELATQGAALLRKNLQEGSYDAITDGQALAQRLSDDLHSLCKDAHLRVRYSTAKLPERADRAEPGPEEIKARNEMIRRQNMGFETVKRLEGNVGYLEVRSFMAGKDAARPAKAAMEFLADTDALIIDMRGNGGGDPEGVQLLCSYLFGEKPVHLNSLYFREGDRTIEFWTLKKLDGPRYVDKPVYVLVGPRTGSGAEEFTYNLQNLKRATIIGKPTWGGANPGGTVRLTDHFSAFIPVGRAINPYTKTNWEGTGVIPDVDVPESDALATAHRMALEKLSRGG, from the coding sequence ATGAACGCACGCAAGCTTTCTCTCCTCCTTCTCGTCGCCGCCAGCGTCGCCGCCGGCGCCCAGGGCCTCGATGCAACCGAGCGTACGAGCGCGGTGAGTTCGCTCGCCGACGCGTTTGAGTCGCGGTACGTGTTCAAGGAGTTGGCAACCCAAGGCGCCGCACTGCTGAGGAAGAACCTACAGGAGGGCAGCTACGACGCGATTACGGACGGCCAAGCCCTCGCCCAGCGACTGAGCGACGACCTCCACTCGCTGTGCAAAGACGCCCACCTTCGCGTTCGCTACAGTACGGCCAAGCTGCCCGAGCGAGCCGACCGCGCCGAGCCCGGCCCGGAAGAGATCAAGGCTCGCAACGAGATGATCCGGCGGCAAAACATGGGTTTCGAGACGGTCAAGCGTCTGGAGGGCAACGTGGGCTACCTCGAGGTGCGCTCGTTCATGGCGGGCAAGGACGCGGCTCGCCCGGCGAAGGCCGCCATGGAGTTCCTTGCCGACACCGACGCCTTGATCATCGACATGCGAGGCAACGGCGGAGGCGACCCCGAAGGGGTGCAGCTGCTGTGCAGCTACCTATTTGGGGAGAAGCCGGTCCACCTCAACAGCCTCTACTTCCGCGAAGGCGACCGGACGATCGAGTTCTGGACTCTGAAGAAGCTCGACGGACCGCGCTACGTGGACAAGCCGGTGTACGTCCTCGTCGGGCCGCGCACGGGCTCCGGGGCCGAGGAGTTCACCTACAACCTCCAGAACCTCAAACGCGCCACGATCATCGGCAAGCCCACCTGGGGCGGCGCGAACCCGGGCGGCACCGTTCGCCTAACGGACCATTTCTCCGCCTTCATCCCTGTGGGCCGCGCGATCAACCCCTACACGAAGACGAACTGGGAGGGCACCGGCGTGATCCCCGACGTGGACGTGCCCGAGTCCGACGCCCTCGCCACCGCCCACCGCATGGCGCTGGAGAAGCTGAGTCGGGGCGGGTAG
- a CDS encoding cytochrome c family protein, with protein MAQIFKPSANTLVKISLIVAASIPVMAIYGGMTITRSPANTNVGVPLNQPIPFSHLHHAKELGIDCRYCHTAVEESSAAGVPPTETCMTCHSQIWTNSPLLEPLRQSYATGTPIEWQRVNKVPEFVYFNHSIHISRGINCNTCHGPVQEMPITYKGEPFQMVWCLECHRNPEKYLQANPDSKESPRQQVFDLYWKIQGGVKLTQPEEALAHGESLPSNGNPEQGAKLVKDLKIDVKQLEDCSICHR; from the coding sequence ATGGCTCAGATCTTTAAGCCGAGCGCCAACACGCTCGTCAAAATCAGCCTGATCGTGGCGGCGAGCATTCCCGTCATGGCGATCTACGGGGGGATGACCATCACCCGGTCGCCCGCCAACACCAACGTCGGCGTTCCTCTCAACCAGCCCATCCCGTTCAGCCACCTGCACCACGCGAAGGAGCTCGGCATCGATTGCCGCTACTGCCACACCGCCGTCGAAGAGTCCTCCGCCGCCGGCGTACCCCCGACCGAGACGTGCATGACGTGCCACTCGCAGATCTGGACCAACAGCCCCCTTCTCGAGCCGCTTCGCCAGAGCTATGCGACGGGCACGCCGATCGAGTGGCAGCGGGTGAACAAGGTTCCCGAGTTCGTGTACTTCAACCACTCGATCCACATCAGCAGGGGAATCAACTGCAACACGTGCCACGGGCCGGTCCAAGAGATGCCCATCACGTACAAGGGTGAGCCGTTCCAGATGGTCTGGTGCCTCGAGTGCCACCGAAACCCCGAGAAGTACCTTCAGGCCAACCCCGACTCCAAGGAGAGCCCGCGCCAGCAGGTTTTCGACCTGTACTGGAAGATCCAAGGCGGCGTGAAGCTGACCCAGCCCGAGGAGGCGCTCGCGCATGGAGAGAGCCTGCCCTCCAACGGGAACCCCGAACAGGGCGCGAAGCTCGTGAAGGACCTCAAGATCGACGTCAAGCAACTGGAAGATTGCTCGATTTGCCACCGCTAG
- a CDS encoding single-stranded DNA-binding protein — protein MINRVVLVGRLTRDPELRTTNTGKNVANFSIAVDKRFKGGDGEDTADFFRVSCWEKTAEFVANYLTKGRLVAVDGRLQSRKYQASDGSNREVVEVVAESVQGLDRPRDDAHTGAPAATAAVAAGSGAAPTEDEYDPFADE, from the coding sequence GTGATTAACAGAGTCGTGCTCGTCGGTCGCCTCACCCGCGATCCCGAGCTGAGAACAACCAACACCGGCAAGAACGTCGCGAACTTCTCGATCGCGGTCGACAAGCGGTTCAAGGGCGGAGACGGCGAGGATACGGCCGACTTCTTCCGCGTGAGCTGCTGGGAGAAAACCGCCGAGTTCGTCGCCAACTACCTGACCAAGGGTCGCCTCGTGGCCGTGGACGGTCGTCTGCAGTCGCGCAAGTACCAAGCGAGCGACGGCTCCAACCGCGAAGTCGTGGAAGTGGTCGCCGAGAGCGTCCAAGGCCTCGATCGGCCGAGGGACGACGCCCACACTGGAGCCCCCGCCGCGACCGCGGCCGTGGCCGCCGGTTCCGGCGCCGCGCCCACCGAGGACGAGTACGACCCGTTCGCGGACGAGTAG
- a CDS encoding sulfatase → MKALCCAGALLATFASAERPNILLIFSDDHGYQALSAYGFGINSTPNLDRIANEGMRFDRCFVTNSLCGPSRATVLTGKYGHLNGFVQNGQVFDGSQQTVAKILQKAGYSTAVIGKWHLGTDPTGFDYWHILQGQGPYYNPKMKTAGGIVPHTGYTTDIITDLALEWLDKDRPKDKPFFLMYQHKAPHRNWQPGPKYLNKYDDVEIKEPPTLFDSYLGREQPAHEQTMTVAKDLTPNDLKLTQPGGLTPEQLEAWNAAYGPKNEAFKAANLQGRELVRWKYQRFAKDYLRCVDSVDENVGRVLDYLDKTGLAKNTLVIYTSDQGWYLGEHGWFDKRWMYEESFRTPLLVRWPGHTAPGTTTKAFAMNLDFAETFLDAAGIPAPKDMQGSSLVPILEGKAPGGWRQAVYYHYYEYPADHRVREHRGVRTERYKLIEFYTLGLWELYDLQTDPLELWSLYHNPNYQGVVRQMKAELAKLRHQYRDEDAPLCLDWRQLTGLEEKA, encoded by the coding sequence ATGAAAGCCTTGTGCTGCGCCGGGGCGCTGCTCGCGACCTTCGCGTCCGCCGAGCGGCCCAACATCCTCCTCATCTTCAGCGACGACCATGGGTATCAGGCCCTCAGCGCCTACGGGTTCGGCATCAACTCCACGCCGAACCTCGACCGCATCGCGAACGAGGGGATGCGCTTCGACCGGTGCTTCGTCACGAACTCCCTGTGCGGGCCATCGCGCGCCACGGTGTTGACGGGCAAATACGGCCACCTCAACGGATTCGTGCAGAACGGCCAGGTCTTCGACGGCTCGCAGCAGACCGTCGCGAAGATCCTTCAGAAGGCGGGCTACTCGACCGCAGTCATCGGCAAATGGCACCTCGGAACCGACCCCACCGGGTTCGACTATTGGCACATCCTCCAAGGCCAGGGCCCCTACTACAACCCGAAGATGAAGACCGCGGGCGGCATCGTGCCCCACACTGGCTACACGACCGACATCATCACCGACCTCGCGCTCGAGTGGCTGGACAAGGATCGCCCGAAGGACAAGCCGTTCTTCCTCATGTACCAACACAAGGCGCCCCACCGGAACTGGCAGCCCGGGCCCAAGTACCTGAACAAGTACGACGACGTCGAGATCAAGGAGCCGCCGACGCTGTTCGACTCGTACCTCGGGCGCGAGCAGCCCGCCCACGAGCAGACGATGACCGTCGCCAAGGACCTGACCCCGAACGACCTCAAGCTCACGCAACCAGGCGGCCTGACGCCAGAGCAGCTCGAGGCGTGGAACGCGGCGTACGGACCCAAGAACGAGGCGTTCAAAGCCGCGAACCTGCAAGGAAGAGAGTTGGTGCGCTGGAAATACCAACGGTTCGCCAAGGATTACCTCCGCTGTGTAGACTCGGTGGACGAGAACGTGGGGCGCGTCCTCGACTACCTCGACAAGACGGGACTGGCGAAGAACACTCTCGTGATCTACACGTCGGACCAGGGGTGGTACCTCGGCGAGCACGGCTGGTTCGACAAGCGGTGGATGTACGAGGAGTCCTTCCGGACGCCGCTGCTCGTGCGCTGGCCGGGCCATACGGCGCCCGGCACCACCACAAAAGCGTTTGCGATGAACCTGGACTTCGCCGAAACATTCCTCGACGCCGCCGGGATCCCCGCACCCAAGGACATGCAGGGCAGCAGCCTCGTCCCGATTCTCGAGGGCAAAGCGCCCGGCGGCTGGCGACAGGCCGTCTACTACCACTACTACGAGTACCCCGCCGACCACCGGGTCCGGGAGCATCGCGGCGTGCGTACCGAGCGGTACAAGCTCATCGAGTTCTACACTCTGGGGCTTTGGGAGCTGTACGACCTGCAGACCGACCCGCTCGAGCTGTGGAGCCTCTACCACAACCCCAACTACCAGGGCGTCGTGCGGCAGATGAAGGCCGAACTGGCGAAGCTCCGCCACCAGTACCGGGACGAGGATGCGCCTCTGTGCCTGGATTGGCGGCAGCTCACCGGTCTCGAGGAGAAGGCGTGA
- a CDS encoding TAT-variant-translocated molybdopterin oxidoreductase, protein MDNEKTPPLDLSAIRKRLEGKSGKRYWRSLEEVADTPQFQAFLEDEFPGRSTLLSLDRRDFLKVMGASLALAGLAGCRRLPKEEIVPYVTQPEEIVPNVPLRYASALSIAGFGFGVLVESHEGRPTKIEGNPNHPASLGSSDQFAQAEILNFYDPDRSRMVRKNGDPSTYEAFLAELRPVLTKQLASGGAGLRVLSEAVSSPTMAGLMEKMRAKFPAMRWHQWEPAHRDAALEGARLAFGEDVDTIYHFDRANVILSLDADVFTAIGTNVRYARDLMKGRRVEGPASTMNRLYAVECTMTLTGATADHRIGLRAEEIEAFARALASRLGVAGATGATPASVPAPWFDALTRDLMDNAGSAVVVAGHEQPAVIHALAHAMNASLGAVGTTVKYIEPIHAKPVNMTESLRDLTGAMGAGRVDTLIILGGNPVFSAPSDVPFAKGLASVKHTAHIAQYDNETSAMTTWHVNEAHPLEAWGDVRAYDGTASIVQPLSEPLFGGKSQIEVVAALLDTPDSGYNLVRAQWKAKVGTTGTGSDQAFEKWWRRALYDGVIPSTSAAKKAPTLVAGVPAVVARSAGSGGIEVVLRPDPGIFDGRFANNGWLQELPKPFSKLTWENAAYMSVSTAEKLGLTQEDYVEISHQERSVKAPVWLVPGLPDDSITLHLGFGRTRGGQVSDLSDGFDANALRTSASPWEVSGAKAVKAPGRARLATTQHHHAMEGRDIVRVGTLAGLASNPTLAPAPEGESSEEMTLYHDRPFDFKTGNQWGMSIDLGACTGCNACVVACQAENNIPVVGKEQVMRGRIMQWIRIDGYYGSNLDDAEVHFQPLTCMQCESAPCEPVCPVGATVHSHEGLNQMVYNRCVGTRYCSNNCPYKVRRFNFLNYTDNMEQFKQQERIPLLRMLNNPNVTVRGRGVMEKCTYCVQRINAARITAKKEGRDIKDGEIVTACQQACPTQAIVFGNINDPESAVVKRKANPRNYLLLEELNTRPRTTYLAKVKNPNPGIGAN, encoded by the coding sequence ATGGACAACGAAAAGACACCGCCCCTGGATCTTTCCGCGATCCGCAAACGACTCGAAGGGAAGTCGGGGAAGCGCTATTGGCGGAGCCTCGAAGAGGTCGCCGACACGCCTCAGTTCCAGGCGTTCCTCGAAGACGAGTTCCCGGGTCGATCGACGCTTCTCTCGCTGGATCGGCGCGACTTCCTCAAAGTGATGGGCGCGTCGCTCGCCCTCGCCGGTCTGGCGGGTTGCCGGCGGCTCCCCAAGGAGGAGATCGTTCCCTACGTGACCCAGCCCGAGGAGATCGTTCCCAACGTGCCGCTTCGGTACGCCTCGGCGCTTTCGATCGCGGGCTTCGGGTTCGGTGTGCTCGTCGAGAGCCACGAGGGGCGTCCCACCAAGATCGAGGGGAACCCCAACCACCCGGCCAGCTTGGGCTCCTCCGATCAGTTCGCCCAGGCGGAGATCCTCAATTTCTACGATCCCGATCGTTCGCGCATGGTCCGCAAGAACGGCGACCCGTCCACCTACGAGGCGTTTCTGGCCGAGCTCCGGCCCGTCCTGACGAAGCAGCTCGCTTCGGGGGGCGCCGGCTTGCGGGTGCTCTCGGAAGCCGTCTCCTCGCCCACGATGGCGGGACTGATGGAGAAGATGCGCGCGAAGTTCCCGGCGATGCGGTGGCACCAGTGGGAGCCTGCGCACCGCGATGCGGCGCTTGAGGGGGCGCGGCTGGCGTTCGGGGAAGACGTCGACACGATCTACCACTTCGACCGCGCGAACGTGATCCTCTCGCTCGACGCGGACGTGTTCACGGCGATCGGCACGAACGTGCGGTACGCCCGCGATCTGATGAAGGGCCGCCGGGTCGAGGGTCCGGCGTCGACGATGAACCGGCTCTATGCGGTCGAGTGCACGATGACGCTCACGGGCGCGACGGCCGACCACCGAATCGGATTGCGCGCCGAGGAGATCGAAGCGTTTGCGCGGGCGCTTGCCTCGCGGCTCGGGGTCGCCGGAGCGACCGGTGCGACGCCCGCCTCGGTGCCTGCGCCGTGGTTCGACGCCCTGACGCGCGATCTGATGGACAACGCCGGGTCCGCTGTCGTGGTCGCCGGGCACGAGCAGCCGGCCGTGATCCATGCGCTCGCCCACGCGATGAACGCGTCGCTGGGTGCGGTGGGGACGACCGTCAAGTACATCGAGCCCATCCACGCCAAGCCCGTGAACATGACCGAGTCGCTGCGCGACCTCACGGGTGCCATGGGCGCCGGGCGCGTGGACACCCTGATCATCCTGGGCGGCAATCCCGTGTTCAGCGCCCCCTCCGACGTGCCGTTCGCCAAGGGTCTGGCGTCCGTGAAGCACACGGCGCATATCGCGCAGTACGACAACGAGACATCTGCGATGACCACGTGGCACGTCAACGAAGCCCATCCCCTCGAGGCTTGGGGCGATGTGCGCGCGTACGACGGCACGGCGTCGATCGTGCAGCCCCTCAGCGAGCCCCTCTTCGGCGGCAAATCGCAGATCGAGGTGGTTGCCGCGCTGCTGGATACGCCCGACTCGGGCTACAACCTGGTGCGCGCGCAGTGGAAGGCGAAGGTCGGAACGACCGGCACGGGAAGCGACCAGGCGTTCGAAAAATGGTGGCGCCGGGCGCTCTACGACGGTGTGATTCCCAGCACGTCGGCCGCGAAGAAGGCGCCGACCCTTGTCGCAGGCGTTCCGGCCGTGGTGGCCCGTTCCGCCGGCTCCGGAGGCATCGAGGTCGTCTTGAGACCCGATCCCGGGATTTTCGACGGGCGGTTCGCGAACAACGGGTGGTTGCAAGAGCTCCCCAAGCCGTTTTCAAAGCTCACTTGGGAGAACGCGGCGTACATGAGCGTCAGCACCGCCGAGAAGCTGGGCCTGACCCAAGAGGATTACGTCGAGATCTCGCACCAGGAGCGCTCGGTCAAGGCGCCAGTGTGGTTGGTGCCCGGTCTTCCCGACGATTCCATCACCCTCCACCTTGGCTTCGGCCGAACGCGCGGCGGCCAGGTCTCGGATCTGAGCGACGGATTCGACGCCAACGCGCTTCGGACGTCGGCCTCTCCTTGGGAGGTGAGTGGAGCCAAGGCCGTCAAGGCGCCGGGCCGCGCTCGACTGGCGACGACCCAGCACCACCACGCGATGGAGGGCCGCGACATCGTGCGCGTCGGCACGCTTGCCGGTTTGGCGAGCAATCCGACCCTCGCCCCCGCGCCGGAGGGCGAATCGTCGGAGGAGATGACCCTCTACCACGACCGGCCGTTCGACTTCAAGACCGGCAACCAGTGGGGCATGTCGATCGATTTGGGCGCGTGCACCGGTTGCAACGCGTGCGTCGTGGCGTGCCAGGCCGAGAACAACATCCCGGTCGTCGGCAAGGAGCAGGTGATGCGCGGGCGCATCATGCAGTGGATCCGGATCGACGGCTACTACGGCTCAAATCTCGACGACGCGGAAGTCCACTTCCAACCCCTCACGTGCATGCAGTGCGAATCCGCACCGTGCGAGCCCGTGTGTCCCGTCGGCGCCACCGTGCACAGCCACGAAGGCTTGAACCAGATGGTGTACAACCGCTGCGTCGGCACCCGGTACTGCTCGAACAACTGCCCGTACAAGGTGCGCCGGTTCAACTTCTTGAACTACACCGACAACATGGAGCAGTTCAAGCAGCAGGAGCGCATTCCCCTCCTGCGGATGCTCAACAACCCGAACGTGACGGTCCGCGGCCGTGGCGTGATGGAGAAGTGCACGTACTGCGTTCAGCGCATCAACGCGGCCCGCATCACGGCGAAGAAGGAAGGCCGGGACATCAAGGACGGGGAGATCGTGACGGCGTGCCAGCAGGCGTGTCCCACGCAGGCGATCGTCTTTGGCAACATCAACGACCCGGAGAGCGCGGTGGTCAAGCGCAAGGCCAACCCCCGCAACTATCTCCTGCTTGAAGAATTGAACACGCGACCGAGGACCACGTACCTGGCCAAGGTCAAGAATCCGAATCCGGGGATCGGGGCAAACTGA
- a CDS encoding IS110 family transposase encodes MSNRKSRRPLKVVHPKAAGIDLGSQAHFAAVSPEKCEESVRSFGCYTCDLVSMGQWLLSHGVTSVAMEATGVYWVPVYEVLVSMGLSVQLVDARKVHNLPGRKSDVQDCQWLCELHSYGLLSRCFVPEAQVLPLRAHHRQREHLVELRSNQILMMQKALELMNLQLHKVLSDITGVTGMEIIRAILAGERDPQVLASKRQPGVKKSQEEIVKALEGTFAEHHMVALRQAVELYDHLEGMLREIDGCLKEELERWCSRYGREPVQHPSQRKPRKNEARFDLSGTLEGLTGMDLTRIDGLDALSLLSIISECGTDYSPWKTSKHWTSWLKLAPCNRVSGGKRLRGFTMPAACRVSKTFRLAAQSLHHSDCALGCQLRRIAARRGMPAAIKAIARKIATAYYNAMTKGQEYVDIGAAAYEEQQRRQRLKGMQRQARKLGYQLVPVQDTPESAAATVS; translated from the coding sequence ATGTCGAATCGCAAATCACGCCGGCCGCTCAAAGTGGTCCATCCCAAAGCGGCGGGTATCGACCTTGGGTCGCAGGCCCATTTCGCCGCCGTCAGCCCCGAAAAGTGCGAGGAATCCGTTCGCTCGTTCGGTTGCTACACGTGCGATCTGGTCTCGATGGGCCAATGGCTTTTGTCCCACGGCGTCACGAGTGTGGCGATGGAGGCGACGGGTGTGTACTGGGTTCCCGTTTACGAGGTTCTGGTCTCGATGGGTCTGAGCGTGCAGCTGGTGGACGCCCGGAAAGTGCACAACCTGCCGGGGCGCAAGTCCGACGTGCAGGACTGCCAGTGGCTGTGCGAGCTTCACAGCTACGGCCTTCTTTCGCGCTGTTTCGTTCCCGAAGCCCAGGTCCTGCCCTTGCGGGCGCATCATCGGCAGCGGGAGCATCTTGTCGAGTTGCGTTCGAACCAGATCCTGATGATGCAAAAGGCGCTCGAGCTGATGAACCTGCAACTGCACAAGGTGCTGAGCGACATCACCGGAGTAACGGGCATGGAGATCATCCGCGCCATCCTCGCAGGCGAGCGCGACCCGCAGGTGCTCGCATCCAAACGACAGCCTGGCGTCAAGAAGAGCCAGGAGGAGATCGTCAAGGCTCTGGAAGGGACGTTCGCGGAGCACCACATGGTCGCCTTGCGCCAAGCAGTCGAACTGTACGACCACCTGGAAGGGATGCTTCGAGAGATCGATGGCTGCCTGAAAGAGGAACTCGAGCGGTGGTGTTCGCGCTACGGCCGAGAACCGGTCCAGCACCCATCGCAGCGCAAGCCCCGCAAGAACGAAGCCCGCTTCGACCTGAGCGGCACTCTTGAGGGCCTGACGGGGATGGATCTCACGAGAATCGACGGGTTGGACGCGCTCTCCTTGCTGAGCATCATCTCCGAATGCGGCACGGACTACAGCCCCTGGAAAACATCCAAGCACTGGACCAGCTGGCTCAAGCTCGCTCCCTGCAACCGCGTCAGCGGAGGCAAGCGTCTGCGTGGCTTTACGATGCCTGCGGCATGCCGCGTGTCCAAGACGTTCCGACTCGCGGCGCAGTCCTTGCACCACAGCGATTGCGCCTTGGGCTGCCAACTCAGACGGATCGCGGCCCGCCGAGGAATGCCCGCGGCCATCAAAGCGATCGCCCGGAAAATCGCGACCGCCTACTACAACGCCATGACCAAGGGCCAGGAATATGTCGACATCGGAGCAGCGGCATACGAAGAACAACAGAGGCGACAAAGACTCAAGGGCATGCAACGGCAGGCTCGAAAACTGGGCTACCAACTCGTCCCGGTCCAGGACACTCCTGAATCTGCAGCGGCTACAGTTTCTTAG
- the rpsF gene encoding 30S ribosomal protein S6: MNKYEAFYIVKPEFSDEDVQKIADKFKAVVEERGGTVESAAKWDKRKLAYEIDGHKEGNYVLMHFECDPKVPVELNRQMRINDDIIRHRIFRREEDLSD; the protein is encoded by the coding sequence ATGAACAAATACGAAGCGTTTTACATCGTCAAGCCCGAGTTCTCCGACGAGGACGTCCAGAAGATCGCCGACAAGTTCAAGGCGGTCGTCGAAGAGCGGGGAGGAACCGTCGAGTCCGCCGCGAAATGGGACAAGAGGAAGCTCGCCTACGAGATCGACGGCCACAAGGAAGGCAACTACGTCCTCATGCACTTTGAGTGCGATCCGAAGGTCCCCGTGGAGCTGAATCGACAAATGAGGATCAATGATGATATAATTCGTCATCGGATCTTCCGAAGAGAGGAGGACTTAAGTGATTAA